One genomic window of Luteitalea pratensis includes the following:
- the glp gene encoding gephyrin-like molybdotransferase Glp — MSERGFGGMRPFGAVLPFEHARQVMLDAAGIVEGHESVPFASASTRVLAEDVPAPFDVPGFDRSAMDGYAVRASDLGGASAESPLWLALAGRARPGALSPVSVREGTCVDIATGAPLPEGADAVVMVERTHRDGDRVRFTHPVMAREHVSPRGNDVQAGAVVLRAGEVLTPARLGVAASFGLCSLVVRRKPVVALISSGDELLDAGTDAGAPGPGQIYDANRVMLAAVCAGSGADVRLLPVVRDTLDHWRNAFDAATHADLIVCSGGSSVGEQDFGSDILAERGEMLFHGIAVKPGKPTALARIGSQLVLAMPGNPTSCLSNAYVLLRPLVRRLAGLPALVPVTRDAALARALTSPVDRLQFHPVRLDGDRAVPVFKGSGDVTSLSDADGYVEVPVGVTRIEAGRRVVVTLY; from the coding sequence ATGAGTGAACGGGGGTTCGGTGGCATGCGGCCGTTCGGCGCGGTGCTCCCGTTCGAGCACGCGCGACAGGTGATGCTCGACGCGGCCGGCATCGTCGAGGGACACGAGTCGGTGCCGTTTGCCTCGGCCTCGACCCGGGTGCTTGCCGAGGATGTGCCCGCCCCGTTCGACGTGCCCGGCTTCGACCGATCGGCCATGGATGGCTACGCCGTCCGTGCCAGTGACCTCGGTGGCGCATCGGCCGAATCGCCGCTGTGGCTGGCACTGGCGGGACGCGCGCGACCCGGCGCGCTTTCGCCTGTGAGCGTCCGTGAGGGAACGTGCGTCGACATTGCGACGGGTGCGCCGTTGCCTGAAGGCGCCGACGCTGTCGTGATGGTCGAGCGCACGCACCGAGATGGCGATCGCGTGCGTTTCACCCATCCAGTGATGGCGCGTGAGCATGTGTCGCCTCGTGGCAACGACGTACAGGCCGGCGCGGTGGTGCTGCGTGCCGGAGAAGTACTCACGCCGGCACGCCTCGGCGTCGCTGCCTCCTTCGGACTATGCAGTCTCGTAGTCCGCCGCAAGCCGGTGGTGGCGCTGATCTCGAGTGGAGACGAATTGCTCGATGCCGGCACCGATGCCGGGGCGCCCGGGCCCGGGCAGATCTACGACGCCAACCGGGTGATGCTGGCGGCGGTGTGCGCCGGCTCTGGGGCCGACGTCCGCCTGCTGCCGGTCGTGCGCGACACACTCGACCACTGGCGCAATGCCTTCGACGCCGCGACGCACGCGGACCTGATCGTGTGTTCGGGCGGCAGTTCGGTTGGCGAGCAGGACTTCGGCAGCGACATCCTGGCCGAGCGCGGCGAGATGCTGTTCCACGGCATCGCCGTCAAGCCCGGCAAACCGACGGCATTGGCACGCATCGGCTCGCAGCTCGTGCTCGCCATGCCCGGCAATCCGACGTCATGCCTGTCGAACGCGTACGTCCTGCTGCGTCCGCTGGTCCGCCGCCTCGCCGGCCTGCCGGCGCTCGTGCCGGTCACGCGGGATGCAGCGCTCGCGCGTGCCCTGACGTCACCCGTCGATCGGCTGCAGTTCCACCCGGTGCGCCTCGACGGCGATCGCGCGGTGCCGGTGTTCAAGGGCTCGGGAGACGTGACGAGCCTGTCGGATGCCGACGGCTACGTCGAGGTGCCGGTGGGCGTCACGCGGATCGAGGCCGGCAGACGCGTCGTCGTGACGCTGTATTGA
- a CDS encoding MogA/MoaB family molybdenum cofactor biosynthesis protein, producing MSHIEHRAASPTSVRCAILTISDSRTLETDTGGAAIVSLLEAHGHTVVARGLVKDDPSAVQDWIQHQRSRDEVDAILTTGGTGVAQRDNTHEAIMAMLDKPIPGFGELFRMLSFQEIGAAAMLSRACAGVSQCRVVIALPGSEHAVRLAMDKLVLPEIGHLVREARR from the coding sequence GTGTCACACATCGAACATCGCGCGGCGTCGCCCACTTCCGTGCGTTGCGCGATCCTGACCATCTCGGACTCGCGCACGCTCGAGACCGACACCGGCGGCGCCGCCATCGTGTCGCTGCTCGAAGCCCACGGACACACAGTCGTGGCGCGAGGGCTCGTGAAGGACGACCCGAGCGCGGTGCAGGACTGGATCCAGCACCAGCGGTCGCGCGACGAGGTCGATGCGATCCTGACGACCGGTGGCACCGGCGTCGCCCAGCGCGACAACACGCACGAGGCGATCATGGCCATGCTCGACAAGCCGATCCCCGGCTTCGGCGAGCTGTTCCGGATGCTCAGTTTCCAGGAGATCGGCGCCGCGGCGATGTTGAGTCGTGCCTGTGCCGGCGTCTCGCAGTGCCGCGTGGTGATTGCGCTACCCGGGTCGGAGCACGCCGTCCGCCTCGCGATGGACAAGTTGGTCCTGCCGGAAATCGGTCACCTCGTGAGGGAAGCGCGCCGATGA
- a CDS encoding DinB family protein: MTKSATFTLCALLSAAPVAAQDNPLSTEVRQAWTRTWGNVAAAAEKMPEELYAFKPAPESQSFKDLIAHTADSAMGACSGFNGERKTAGAREMTTKAALVEAVKAAGAECEKAYGGMTDQAATQMITGPRGSRSRLGTLYGNVVHIEHEYAQMAVHFRLKGLVPPSSEPR; the protein is encoded by the coding sequence ATGACGAAATCAGCGACATTCACGCTTTGTGCCCTGCTGTCGGCGGCCCCTGTTGCGGCGCAGGACAACCCGCTCAGCACGGAGGTCCGCCAGGCGTGGACGCGCACCTGGGGCAACGTCGCCGCCGCGGCCGAGAAGATGCCCGAGGAACTCTACGCGTTCAAGCCGGCGCCGGAGAGCCAGAGCTTCAAGGACCTCATCGCTCATACGGCAGACTCTGCGATGGGCGCCTGCTCGGGCTTCAACGGCGAGCGCAAGACCGCCGGCGCGCGGGAGATGACCACCAAAGCAGCGCTCGTCGAGGCGGTCAAGGCCGCTGGGGCCGAGTGCGAGAAGGCCTATGGCGGCATGACCGACCAGGCGGCCACCCAGATGATCACGGGACCGCGCGGCAGCCGCAGCCGTCTGGGCACGCTCTACGGCAACGTCGTCCACATCGAACACGAATACGCGCAGATGGCGGTGCACTTCCGGCTCAAGGGCCTGGTGCCACCGTCGAGCGAGCCGCGATAG
- a CDS encoding M36 family metallopeptidase — protein MVPRTFVVVAGLLVASVAAAPAVAQDAAAAAALDYIRGSRQTLGLTGSDVGDVVVSSVVRSDHNRVTHVYLQQRYRGIEVWSGILNVAVDANSAVVSAQSRFVTNIASQAGGQNAKKAALDAVAAAAGHVRLKPTRAFEVLQHKGGPSEAVTLSDGGISLKPIEARLVWVPLEGAVRLGWMVEIEEVGGAHWWQAFVDAETGASLGQHDLIVHDSAHAIAAAIARPADSPAALPTFAATDGAAYRVFPLPFESPNDGDRSLVTNAADPASSPFGWHDTNGVAGPEFTRTRGNNVHAYADRDANNTADPGSDPDGGPGLLFDFNLDLLARPLDSQPAIVTNLFYWNNIVHDVTYRYGFNEAAGNFQVNNYGKGGLGNDDVRAEAQDGSGRNNANFGTNVDGARPRMQMFEWRSSAPNPITVTAPAAAAGTYYGPMAGFGESLVTTGPIAGEVVYIGRGCDPAYQAGQPLDPYLASPAGKIALTERGSCTFVAKVKKAQDSGARAVIVANNIVGSPIAMGGADPTISIPSVMVSLDDGTLFKANVPLTATIADGTGGVPDRDSDLDAGVIAHEYGHGISNRLTGGPATVACLGNAEQMGEGWSDWFALTLTTHPSDTGTTPRGVGTYVNFEPADGLGIRPTQYTTDMTVNPSTYASVADTVNISQPHGIGYVWNTMLWEMYWNLVDRYGYNADIYDSWNTGGNNRALQLVMDGLKFQVCRPGFVDGRTGILQADVALTGGANQCEIWRAFARRGLGASASQGSSNDRTDGVEAFDLPANCTAATFGGFTSPIEAAPGVNAVNAGSVVPVKFTVEATSVVTLADLDSQPVSCSTLEPTGEAPVALDSPGSTGLGQDGNAYHVNWQTDPTWAGTCRRLTVRLPAASDATAYFRFF, from the coding sequence ATGGTCCCAAGGACGTTCGTCGTCGTCGCCGGTCTGCTCGTCGCCAGTGTCGCCGCTGCACCCGCCGTGGCGCAGGATGCCGCCGCAGCCGCCGCCCTCGACTACATACGGGGCAGCAGACAGACGCTCGGTCTCACCGGCTCCGACGTGGGCGACGTCGTCGTCAGCAGCGTCGTCCGAAGCGACCACAACCGCGTCACCCACGTGTACCTGCAGCAGCGCTACCGGGGCATCGAGGTGTGGTCAGGCATCCTCAATGTGGCCGTCGATGCCAACAGCGCGGTTGTCAGTGCCCAGAGTCGGTTCGTGACGAACATCGCCTCACAGGCCGGCGGGCAGAACGCGAAGAAGGCCGCACTCGACGCGGTGGCCGCTGCTGCCGGGCACGTCAGACTCAAGCCGACGCGTGCCTTCGAGGTCCTCCAGCACAAGGGCGGCCCCTCCGAGGCCGTGACGCTCTCGGATGGCGGCATCAGCCTCAAGCCGATCGAGGCCAGGCTCGTGTGGGTGCCCCTGGAGGGCGCGGTGCGGCTCGGCTGGATGGTGGAGATCGAGGAGGTCGGCGGAGCGCACTGGTGGCAGGCCTTCGTGGACGCCGAAACCGGTGCCTCGCTGGGTCAACACGATCTCATCGTGCACGACTCGGCGCACGCCATTGCCGCCGCCATCGCGCGGCCGGCCGACTCACCGGCGGCGCTCCCCACGTTCGCGGCCACCGATGGCGCGGCATACCGCGTGTTCCCATTGCCGTTCGAGAGCCCGAACGACGGCGACCGCAGTCTCGTGACCAACGCGGCCGATCCGGCGAGCTCGCCTTTCGGGTGGCACGACACCAATGGGGTCGCCGGGCCGGAGTTCACCCGGACGCGCGGTAACAACGTGCACGCCTACGCCGATCGCGACGCCAACAACACCGCCGACCCAGGTTCCGATCCAGACGGAGGCCCGGGCCTTCTCTTCGACTTCAATCTCGACCTGTTGGCCAGGCCACTCGACTCGCAGCCCGCAATCGTGACGAACTTGTTCTACTGGAACAACATCGTTCACGACGTGACCTACCGGTACGGGTTCAACGAAGCGGCTGGCAACTTCCAGGTGAACAACTACGGCAAGGGCGGGCTGGGCAACGACGACGTGCGCGCGGAGGCTCAGGATGGCAGTGGTCGCAACAACGCGAATTTCGGCACGAATGTCGATGGTGCCCGGCCGCGGATGCAGATGTTCGAGTGGCGCTCGTCGGCGCCAAACCCAATCACCGTGACGGCCCCAGCCGCAGCCGCCGGCACCTACTATGGTCCGATGGCCGGGTTCGGAGAGAGCCTGGTGACGACAGGACCGATCGCGGGCGAGGTCGTCTACATCGGCCGCGGCTGCGACCCCGCATACCAGGCCGGCCAGCCGTTGGATCCCTACCTCGCAAGCCCTGCCGGCAAGATCGCGCTGACCGAGCGCGGCTCCTGCACCTTCGTCGCAAAGGTCAAGAAGGCCCAGGATTCCGGAGCTCGCGCCGTCATCGTGGCCAACAACATCGTGGGATCGCCCATCGCCATGGGCGGCGCCGACCCGACGATCTCGATCCCGTCGGTCATGGTCAGCCTGGACGACGGCACCCTGTTCAAGGCCAACGTCCCACTGACGGCCACCATCGCCGACGGCACCGGCGGCGTCCCCGACCGCGACTCCGATCTCGACGCCGGCGTCATCGCGCACGAGTATGGTCACGGCATCTCCAACCGGCTCACCGGCGGCCCAGCCACGGTGGCGTGCCTGGGCAACGCGGAACAGATGGGCGAGGGCTGGAGCGACTGGTTCGCGCTCACTCTCACCACGCATCCGTCGGACACGGGCACGACACCACGCGGTGTCGGCACCTACGTGAACTTCGAGCCCGCTGATGGCCTCGGCATCAGGCCCACGCAGTACACGACGGACATGACCGTCAACCCGTCGACGTATGCGTCGGTGGCCGACACTGTGAACATCAGCCAGCCGCACGGCATCGGGTACGTCTGGAACACGATGCTGTGGGAGATGTATTGGAACCTCGTCGACCGATATGGCTACAACGCCGACATCTACGACAGCTGGAATACCGGGGGGAACAACCGGGCGCTGCAGTTGGTGATGGACGGCCTGAAGTTCCAGGTGTGCCGACCGGGTTTCGTCGACGGCCGCACTGGGATCCTCCAGGCCGACGTGGCGTTGACCGGTGGCGCGAACCAGTGCGAGATCTGGCGCGCGTTCGCCAGGCGTGGCCTCGGCGCCAGCGCGAGCCAGGGCAGCTCGAACGACCGGACCGACGGCGTCGAAGCGTTCGACCTGCCGGCCAATTGCACGGCGGCGACCTTCGGTGGATTCACGTCGCCCATCGAGGCAGCGCCGGGCGTCAACGCCGTCAATGCCGGCTCCGTGGTGCCCGTGAAGTTCACGGTCGAAGCTACCTCGGTCGTCACGCTTGCCGATCTCGATTCGCAGCCGGTGAGTTGCTCGACGCTCGAGCCGACGGGCGAGGCGCCGGTGGCACTCGACTCGCCCGGGTCAACGGGTCTCGGGCAGGACGGCAACGCGTATCACGTCAACTGGCAGACCGACCCGACGTGGGCCGGCACATGCCGACGACTGACGGTGAGACTGCCGGCAGCCAGCGACGCGACCGCCTACTTCCGCTTCTTCTGA
- a CDS encoding GH116 family glycosyl-hydrolase, whose protein sequence is MSDDDCCPGGNCTPKVDRRDFVRLVGLGLTSAAAPPVSASGATEADQLASAMQVRAAETARLTGDLAWPSLRVYDRDHLARIALPLGGIGTGTVSLGGRGDLRDWEVMNRPGKGFVPVFAGAAPFFALYAQRGTEPAVCRVLEGPVDADQYEGSHGAPGPNLNLPRFRNASFATAYPFGRVVLTDPDVPIEVHLKAFNPLVPTDAEASSIPLAAITVELRNASTMAVSAAVCATLPNFIGVDGSETRKDWKGDRQYVGAKQNRNALRDGDSLAGIFMTSGGVEPLHEAFGTIALATTATTGVTRRASWVQPRWGVPLLDFWDDFSADGAIDAREGDPKVDTPVASLAVKLEVPAGGTREITMLLAWHFPNRYTWTPATPPSGDDRIGNHYTTRYTDAWDVLAREVPQLQSLQARTARFVNTVCGSDLPPQVKEAALFNVSTLRTQTCFRTPDGTLFGWEGIADTQGCCHGSCTHVWNYEQATAFLFGDLAWSMREVEFGHATDEQGMMSFRVHLPLARGRAFGKAAADGQMGCIMKIHRDWQLSGRDADLRRLWPAVRRAVEFCWIAGGWDADRDGVMEGCQHNTMDVEYYGPNPQMGLWYLGALRAAEEMAQHVGDADFARTCHSLYERGRTWIDGNLFNGEYYEHQVRPPSSAAAVAPSLLVGMGAKDPTRPEFQLAQGCLVDQLVGQFMARVCRLGSLVDPAHARTTLQSILKYNLRGDMHAHFNNMRVFAMGDDAALLMASYPKGRPENPFPYFTEVMTGFEYAAAVGMLYEGLEAEGLTCIGMIRARYDGLHRNPFDEAECGHHYARAMASWAAILALTGFHYSAVTKRMIIAPRPGRFPWSTGRAMGEYSVTGTGQDLRDLSVMLRVHEGTVDVEMLELKGRATFPNASRKPFTAGSAYQFTMTPRP, encoded by the coding sequence ATGAGTGATGACGACTGCTGTCCAGGCGGGAACTGCACACCGAAGGTCGACCGGCGCGATTTCGTTCGGCTGGTGGGACTCGGGCTGACCAGCGCCGCGGCACCGCCTGTCTCGGCCAGCGGCGCGACCGAGGCCGACCAGTTGGCGAGTGCGATGCAGGTGCGTGCGGCGGAGACGGCACGCCTGACGGGCGACCTGGCGTGGCCGTCGCTGCGCGTCTATGACCGTGATCACCTGGCGCGCATCGCACTGCCGTTGGGCGGTATCGGTACGGGCACCGTGTCTCTCGGCGGCCGCGGCGACCTGCGCGACTGGGAAGTGATGAACCGCCCCGGCAAGGGCTTCGTGCCGGTGTTCGCAGGCGCGGCGCCGTTCTTCGCGCTGTACGCGCAACGTGGCACGGAGCCGGCGGTGTGCCGCGTGCTCGAAGGTCCGGTGGATGCCGACCAGTACGAAGGCAGCCATGGTGCCCCTGGCCCCAACCTGAACCTGCCGCGCTTCCGCAACGCGTCGTTCGCGACGGCGTATCCGTTCGGCCGGGTCGTGCTCACTGATCCCGACGTTCCCATCGAAGTGCACCTCAAGGCGTTCAACCCGTTGGTGCCGACCGATGCCGAGGCGAGCAGCATCCCCCTTGCCGCCATCACCGTCGAACTGCGCAATGCCTCGACGATGGCGGTGAGCGCTGCGGTCTGCGCCACCCTGCCCAACTTCATCGGTGTCGACGGCTCGGAGACGCGGAAGGACTGGAAAGGCGATCGGCAGTACGTCGGCGCCAAGCAGAACCGCAACGCCCTGCGTGATGGTGACAGCCTGGCCGGCATCTTCATGACCTCCGGCGGCGTCGAGCCGCTGCACGAGGCCTTCGGCACCATCGCGCTGGCGACCACGGCAACCACCGGCGTGACGCGACGCGCATCGTGGGTCCAGCCGCGCTGGGGGGTCCCGCTGCTCGACTTCTGGGACGACTTCTCCGCCGACGGTGCGATCGACGCGCGCGAGGGCGACCCGAAAGTGGATACGCCTGTCGCCTCGCTCGCCGTGAAGCTCGAGGTGCCCGCTGGGGGGACGCGCGAGATCACCATGCTGCTGGCATGGCACTTCCCCAACCGCTACACGTGGACGCCGGCCACGCCGCCATCCGGCGACGACCGTATCGGTAACCATTACACGACGCGTTACACCGATGCCTGGGACGTACTGGCCCGTGAAGTGCCGCAGCTCCAATCGCTGCAGGCGCGGACCGCCAGGTTCGTCAACACCGTCTGCGGCAGCGACCTGCCGCCGCAGGTGAAGGAGGCTGCGCTCTTCAACGTCAGTACGCTGCGCACCCAGACGTGCTTCCGCACGCCCGACGGCACCTTGTTCGGCTGGGAAGGGATCGCGGACACGCAGGGCTGCTGCCATGGCTCGTGTACGCACGTCTGGAACTACGAGCAAGCGACGGCCTTTCTCTTCGGCGATCTCGCCTGGTCGATGCGCGAGGTGGAGTTCGGCCACGCCACCGACGAGCAGGGCATGATGAGCTTCCGCGTGCACCTGCCCCTCGCGCGCGGACGCGCCTTCGGCAAGGCCGCGGCCGACGGCCAGATGGGTTGCATCATGAAGATCCATCGCGACTGGCAGTTGTCGGGGCGCGACGCCGACCTTCGGCGCCTGTGGCCAGCGGTGCGTCGCGCGGTGGAGTTCTGCTGGATTGCCGGCGGCTGGGACGCCGACCGCGACGGCGTCATGGAAGGCTGCCAGCACAACACGATGGACGTCGAGTACTACGGCCCGAATCCGCAGATGGGCCTGTGGTATCTCGGAGCGCTGCGCGCGGCCGAGGAGATGGCGCAACACGTCGGCGACGCCGACTTCGCGCGGACATGCCACTCGCTCTACGAACGTGGTCGCACCTGGATTGACGGGAACCTGTTCAACGGCGAGTACTACGAACACCAGGTACGGCCGCCGTCGAGTGCGGCGGCCGTCGCGCCGAGCCTGCTCGTGGGGATGGGCGCGAAGGATCCGACCAGGCCCGAGTTCCAGCTCGCGCAGGGGTGCCTGGTCGATCAACTCGTCGGCCAGTTCATGGCCCGCGTGTGTCGCCTCGGCTCCCTCGTCGATCCCGCGCACGCCCGGACCACCCTGCAGAGCATCCTGAAGTACAACCTGCGGGGCGACATGCATGCGCACTTCAACAACATGCGCGTGTTCGCGATGGGCGACGACGCGGCGTTGCTGATGGCCAGCTATCCGAAGGGCCGGCCCGAGAACCCGTTCCCGTACTTCACGGAGGTAATGACTGGATTCGAATATGCGGCGGCCGTGGGCATGCTCTACGAAGGGCTCGAGGCCGAGGGCCTCACCTGTATCGGCATGATCCGGGCTCGTTACGACGGGCTGCACCGCAACCCGTTCGACGAGGCCGAGTGCGGCCACCACTACGCACGCGCGATGGCGAGTTGGGCGGCCATCCTGGCGCTGACCGGCTTCCACTACTCCGCGGTCACCAAGCGCATGATCATCGCCCCGCGGCCTGGGCGGTTTCCCTGGTCCACGGGGCGGGCCATGGGCGAGTACAGCGTCACCGGCACAGGACAGGATCTGCGGGACCTCAGCGTCATGCTTCGCGTGCATGAAGGCACGGTGGACGTCGAGATGCTGGAACTGAAAGGACGCGCGACGTTCCCGAACGCCTCGCGTAAGCCGTTCACAGCCGGCAGCGCATACCAGTTCACGATGACTCCCCGACCGTAG
- a CDS encoding adenylate/guanylate cyclase domain-containing protein has protein sequence MTAPPTTHREPFGDKLRRPLRDVSFRARLLAALVGSVSLLGLSSLLVVGYQTQRQVAWVVQQRAEQTRRALAEVERLRRAELERLVLRVSSSIRIVAALDSAVNGGDDREFADQVKYELELAELREGLVRFNDTQGRPVLTLLDGTRIADARQDDLSRRAAASHEGTASGYRLEEGRLFLVLARALTLFEEPVGSLTIGFVVDDEVASRLSTIVDADVCFAATTCLAASPGARDTALAARMIETARASAPAYVTREGRRMALVSTPLPAAGPVAAVIAVPLDDVLTPFERIRRVEVIAAATALLLALLLGAVLSTQLTAPIRTLVGATERVGRGDYDFHVEVPHRDELGTLAAAFNGMIEGLLLKQRYRSLLDLVVSPDVAAELLKGDLRLGGETRQVTTLFADVRGFTTLTEHLPPEQVIGMLNEWLELAATVIAEEGGIVDKYVGDSVMAVFGAPMADPTHALRAVRAALRLRDVTAAVDRTRQQRGEAPFTIGIGVNTGQAVAGNMGSARRLNYTVLGASVNAANRLCAEAGPGEVLIGEATYREVAAYVIATQQPSRISKGFSVAVMPYLVSGLVDRAEEGRA, from the coding sequence GTGACCGCGCCGCCGACGACGCACCGGGAGCCATTCGGCGACAAGCTGCGGCGACCGCTCCGCGACGTCAGCTTCCGTGCCCGGTTGCTCGCCGCACTGGTGGGCAGCGTCAGTTTGCTCGGCCTGAGCAGCCTCCTCGTGGTCGGATACCAGACCCAGCGACAGGTTGCGTGGGTCGTGCAGCAGCGGGCCGAACAGACACGTCGGGCGCTCGCGGAGGTGGAGCGGTTGCGGCGTGCGGAACTGGAGCGGCTCGTGCTCCGTGTCAGCAGTTCCATCCGCATTGTCGCGGCGCTCGACTCGGCGGTGAATGGCGGCGACGATCGGGAGTTCGCCGACCAGGTGAAGTACGAGCTCGAACTCGCGGAGTTGCGCGAAGGCCTGGTGCGATTCAACGACACGCAGGGCCGCCCGGTGCTCACGCTGCTTGACGGCACCCGCATCGCCGATGCGAGGCAAGACGACCTCTCTCGACGAGCGGCGGCCAGCCACGAGGGCACGGCGAGTGGCTACCGGCTCGAAGAGGGGCGGCTGTTCCTCGTGCTGGCGCGCGCGCTGACGCTCTTCGAGGAGCCTGTGGGCAGCCTGACGATCGGCTTCGTCGTCGACGACGAGGTCGCGTCCCGCCTGAGCACGATCGTGGACGCGGACGTCTGCTTCGCGGCGACGACCTGCCTGGCGGCGAGTCCTGGCGCCCGCGACACCGCGCTTGCCGCGAGGATGATCGAGACAGCGCGGGCCAGCGCGCCGGCGTACGTGACACGTGAGGGGCGGCGGATGGCACTGGTGTCCACGCCCCTCCCCGCCGCGGGCCCGGTCGCAGCCGTGATTGCCGTGCCCCTCGACGACGTCCTGACGCCGTTCGAGCGGATCCGCCGGGTGGAGGTGATCGCTGCCGCTACCGCGCTGCTGCTCGCGCTGCTACTCGGTGCGGTGTTGTCGACGCAGTTGACGGCGCCCATCCGGACGCTCGTGGGCGCCACCGAGCGCGTCGGCCGGGGCGACTACGACTTCCACGTCGAGGTGCCACACCGCGACGAGCTCGGCACGCTCGCCGCCGCGTTCAACGGGATGATCGAGGGCCTCCTGCTGAAGCAACGCTACCGCAGCCTGCTCGACCTCGTGGTGTCGCCGGACGTGGCGGCGGAACTGCTGAAGGGCGACCTGCGCCTCGGCGGCGAGACGCGGCAGGTGACGACGCTGTTTGCCGACGTGCGGGGGTTCACGACGCTGACCGAGCACCTGCCGCCGGAGCAGGTCATCGGCATGCTCAACGAGTGGCTCGAACTCGCGGCCACCGTGATCGCCGAGGAGGGCGGCATCGTGGACAAGTACGTCGGCGACAGCGTGATGGCCGTATTCGGTGCGCCGATGGCCGACCCGACGCATGCGCTGCGGGCCGTGCGGGCGGCCCTGAGGCTGCGCGACGTGACCGCGGCCGTCGACCGCACGCGGCAGCAACGCGGCGAGGCGCCGTTCACCATCGGGATCGGTGTCAACACGGGCCAGGCGGTCGCCGGCAACATGGGATCGGCGCGACGACTGAACTACACGGTGTTGGGAGCGTCCGTGAATGCCGCCAACCGGCTCTGCGCGGAGGCCGGCCCGGGCGAAGTGCTCATCGGCGAAGCCACCTATCGGGAAGTGGCCGCCTACGTGATCGCGACCCAACAGCCGTCGCGGATCAGCAAGGGCTTCTCCGTGGCGGTCATGCCCTACCTCGTGAGCGGCCTCGTGGACCGGGCTGAGGAGGGCCGTGCGTGA
- a CDS encoding carboxypeptidase regulatory-like domain-containing protein, with amino-acid sequence MRLPPSPHRTVRPWRALLATLVLVCHVRPGSAAADAIATALAAAPPAFSTRPTAAVGRLEGTVTLPGRRATRTTDRYQSSTGESRDVQDVPAVVYIAGPVPGAPPRTSARPELAQRGEAFRPELVVVPVGATVSFPNGDPLFHNVFSYSRARRFDLGRYPKGETKTVVFDKPGYVKVLCEVHKWMRAGILVVENPFHAVVQESGRFQFDEVPAGRYRVVVETFDRRAQADVQIPEGGTATVTLAP; translated from the coding sequence ATGCGGCTACCACCGAGCCCTCATCGCACCGTTCGGCCCTGGCGGGCCCTGCTCGCGACACTGGTGCTGGTGTGTCACGTTCGGCCCGGCTCAGCCGCCGCTGACGCCATCGCGACGGCCCTCGCGGCTGCCCCACCAGCCTTCTCCACGCGGCCCACTGCTGCCGTCGGACGCCTCGAGGGGACCGTGACCTTGCCCGGCAGGCGCGCCACGCGCACGACAGACCGTTACCAATCCTCCACCGGCGAGAGCCGCGACGTGCAGGACGTCCCCGCCGTCGTCTACATCGCCGGTCCCGTGCCCGGCGCGCCGCCGCGAACGTCGGCACGACCGGAACTGGCGCAGCGCGGCGAAGCCTTCCGCCCCGAACTGGTCGTCGTCCCCGTGGGCGCCACGGTGAGCTTCCCGAACGGTGACCCGCTCTTCCACAACGTCTTCTCGTACTCGCGTGCGAGGCGCTTCGACCTGGGCCGCTACCCCAAGGGCGAGACCAAGACCGTCGTCTTCGACAAGCCCGGTTACGTCAAGGTGCTGTGCGAGGTCCACAAGTGGATGCGCGCGGGGATTCTCGTGGTCGAGAATCCGTTCCATGCCGTGGTACAGGAAAGCGGACGCTTCCAGTTCGACGAGGTGCCGGCTGGCCGATATCGCGTCGTCGTGGAAACGTTCGACAGGCGCGCGCAGGCAGACGTGCAGATTCCCGAGGGTGGCACGGCAACCGTGACCCTCGCGCCGTGA